One Deltaproteobacteria bacterium CG11_big_fil_rev_8_21_14_0_20_42_23 genomic window, TGGCGGCCGGCCATTTTATCACCGATAGAAAGTTTTCTTTTAATCGCAACATACACCTTCACCATTTTGATTACTCCCGGAGGAAGCTCATCACCTTTGGTGAGACGATCAATTTTTTGTTCGTGTGCTGTTTTGATGATTTTCATTTGATCATTCGCGTTACGACAAATGGTTTGAAACTCGGCTTCTTTTTTGTCGTCGAGGCGAACAGAAAGATCGATCCACTCTTCAAATGGAATGTGATTCAACACTTCTTCCGTGAGTTTATCACCTTTGGCAAGAAGCACTTCTCCATTTTTAGCTGATACTTTTACCGTAACTTGCTCATCAAGAAGAAGAGGAAGTGCACGCATAGCAGCAGTTTCACGGATACCTTTCAATTCGGCATCCATATCTTTGCGGATTTTTGCAACATCAACACCTTGAATGTATTTTGCTCTTTCATCAAGCTCGATACCTTCACGTGAGAAAACTTGTGCATCAATGATAACACCGCTTACTCCAGGTGGAACACGCAAGCTGGTGTCTTTTACATCCCCAGCTTTTTCTCCAAAGATAGCGCGAAGAAGACGTTCTTCGGGAGAAAGTTGTGTTTCACCTTTTGGAGTAACTTTTCCAACCAAAATGTCACCTGGTTGAACTTCAGCTCCAATGCGGATAATTCCAGATTCATCCAAATTCTTCAGCGCTTCTTCTCCCACATTTGGAATATCTCGAGTGATTTCTTCTGCGCCCAATTTGGTATCGCGCGCGGTTGATTCAAACTCTTCAATATGGATAGAAGTAAAAGCATCTTCTTTCAGAAGTCTTTCACTGATAAGAATAGAATCCTCAAAGTTGTAACCACCCCAAGGCATAAACGCTACTACCACGTTTTGTCCAAGCGCTAATTCGCCCTGCTCTGTTGCAGGACCATCGGCAATCACTTCACCGGCTTTCACTACTTGGCCCAAACGCACAATTGGCTTTTGGTTTACGCAAGTACTTTGATTTGAGCGACGGTATTTGGTGAGGCCATAAATATCGATGTCAGAGTGAAATTTCTTTTTGTCTGATTTATTTGCTTTTACCACAATGCGGTTTGCATCAACTTCGGTAACAACGCCATCTCTTCTGGCAACAACCGTTACTCCAGAATCTCTTGCTACTACTCGCTCGATACCAGTTCCCACAAGTGGAGCTGCTGTTCTCAAAAGCGGAACTGCCTGACGTTGCATGTTCGATCCCATGAGCGCTCTGTTTGCATCATCATGCTCAAGGAAGGGAATGAGTGCAGCTGCAACTGACACAAGCTGTTGCGGAGCGACATCCATCATCTGGATCTGTTCTTTATCGGCAAGCTGAAACTCACCAGCAACGTGAGCTTGAACTTTGTCGTCTACAAATTTCTTGCGTCCATCCAACTTTGCGTTGGCCTGTGCAATGGCATGACGGCCTTCTTGAAGCGCCGAACAGTATTGAACTTCATCGGTTACTCCACCACTTTCAACTTTACGATATGGAGTTTCGATAAATCCGAAATCATTCACGCGAGCGTAAACAGAAAGCGAAGAAATCAATCCGATATTCGGACCCTCTGGAGTTTCAATAGGACAGATACGACCATAGTGCGTGGTGTGAACGTCACGAACTTCAAAGCCTGCACGTTCGCGAGAAAGTCCACCTGGTCCCAACGCAGAAAGTCGTCTTTTGTGCGTAATCTCAGAAAGCGGATTCGTTTGATCCATAAACTGAGAAAGCTGACTTGATCCAAAAAATTCTTTAATCACCGCTGACACTGGTTTTGAATTGATAAGATCGTGCGGCATAAGTGTTTCTACGTCTTGCAAGCTCATGCGTTCGCGAATAGCTCTTTCCATACGGACAAGACCTACGCGATATTGATTTTCGAGCAGCTCGCCAACCAAACGAACACGTCTGTTTCCGAGATGATCGATATCATCAATTTCGCCAACACCATCTTTGAGACCTACAAGATATTTCACGGTTGCAACAATATCTTCTTTGCGAAGACTTCCTATTTCGAGAGGAACATCCATTCCAAATTTATAGTTAATTTTTAGTCTTCCCACTTTTGAAAGATCATAGCGCTCAGGATTGAAGAAAAGATTTTCAAAGAAAGCTTGAGCAGCTTCTGCTGTAGCAGGATCTCCCGGACGAAGACGTCTGTAAATTTCAAGTCTAGATTCGTCTGGATCAGTTACTTTATCAGCAATCAAAGTGTTCCGAATATATGAACCAATGTTCAGTTCATCAATGTAAAGCAATTTGAAGCTTTTGATTTTGCGAGATACAATTTCGTCGTAAATTTCACTTGTTAATACTTCGTTTGCGGCAAGAAGAATTTCTCCACTCGCTTCATCAATAATGTCATGAGCTGCAACACGAGCATCAATATCCTCATACACAAGAGGAATACGAAAATCTTTTTCGGCTTCAATTTCTTTTAAGGCAGCGCGTGTGTAGCGTTTATCTTTCTTTACAATGATATCGCCTTTTGCGTTTTTGATATCACGAGATGCGCGCTGATATTTAAGAAGATTGACGTTAGCAGCTTTTGAAATCTTCACTTTTCCATCAATGAAAATTTCTTCACTGTCATAAAACATGTTGATGAGATCTTCGGTGCTGTAACCAAGTGCACGAAGCAAAATAGTTGCTGGCATTTTACGTCTGCGGTCGATACGAACATGGACCAAGTCTTTTGCATCAAACTCGAAGTCTAACCATGCGCCGCGGTATGGAATAATTCTGGCAGAGAAAAGTAATTTTCCAGAAGCGTGCGTTTTTCCTTTATCATGTTCAAAAAAGACACCAGGACTACGATGAAGCTGGCTTACAATAACACGTTCAGTACCATTGACAATGAAGGTACCAAAGTCGGTCATGTAAGGAACTTCTCCAAAATAAACTTCCTGCTCTTTTACGTCTCGAATAGCTTGAGCACCAGTTGTCTCGTCAATATCCCAGAGCACAAGACGAATGAGCACACGCATAGGAACTGCGTAGGTCATTCCTCTACTTCTACACTCTTGCTCGTCATACTTT contains:
- the rpoB gene encoding DNA-directed RNA polymerase subunit beta, giving the protein MTYAPLKRHRKSFSKVESVIEIPPLIDMQKKSFERFLQRDADPDQRGDIGLNGVFKSVFPIKGFTQTASLEFVSYKFDAPKYDEQECRSRGMTYAVPMRVLIRLVLWDIDETTGAQAIRDVKEQEVYFGEVPYMTDFGTFIVNGTERVIVSQLHRSPGVFFEHDKGKTHASGKLLFSARIIPYRGAWLDFEFDAKDLVHVRIDRRRKMPATILLRALGYSTEDLINMFYDSEEIFIDGKVKISKAANVNLLKYQRASRDIKNAKGDIIVKKDKRYTRAALKEIEAEKDFRIPLVYEDIDARVAAHDIIDEASGEILLAANEVLTSEIYDEIVSRKIKSFKLLYIDELNIGSYIRNTLIADKVTDPDESRLEIYRRLRPGDPATAEAAQAFFENLFFNPERYDLSKVGRLKINYKFGMDVPLEIGSLRKEDIVATVKYLVGLKDGVGEIDDIDHLGNRRVRLVGELLENQYRVGLVRMERAIRERMSLQDVETLMPHDLINSKPVSAVIKEFFGSSQLSQFMDQTNPLSEITHKRRLSALGPGGLSRERAGFEVRDVHTTHYGRICPIETPEGPNIGLISSLSVYARVNDFGFIETPYRKVESGGVTDEVQYCSALQEGRHAIAQANAKLDGRKKFVDDKVQAHVAGEFQLADKEQIQMMDVAPQQLVSVAAALIPFLEHDDANRALMGSNMQRQAVPLLRTAAPLVGTGIERVVARDSGVTVVARRDGVVTEVDANRIVVKANKSDKKKFHSDIDIYGLTKYRRSNQSTCVNQKPIVRLGQVVKAGEVIADGPATEQGELALGQNVVVAFMPWGGYNFEDSILISERLLKEDAFTSIHIEEFESTARDTKLGAEEITRDIPNVGEEALKNLDESGIIRIGAEVQPGDILVGKVTPKGETQLSPEERLLRAIFGEKAGDVKDTSLRVPPGVSGVIIDAQVFSREGIELDERAKYIQGVDVAKIRKDMDAELKGIRETAAMRALPLLLDEQVTVKVSAKNGEVLLAKGDKLTEEVLNHIPFEEWIDLSVRLDDKKEAEFQTICRNANDQMKIIKTAHEQKIDRLTKGDELPPGVIKMVKVYVAIKRKLSIGDKMAGRHGNKGVVSCIMPEEDLPYMADGTPVDVVLNPLGVPSRMNVGQILETHLGWASYHLGEQINHILEEQYSRKNMIEMIKKAYNSPSLSKLLDESTDEQIRELAVKLRKGVPVETPVFDGANEKEVKSLLETADLPLSGQTILFDGRTGDAFDSPVTVGIMYVLKLHHLVDEKIHARSIGPYSLVTQQPLGGKAQFGGQRLGEMEVWAMEAYGAAYALQEFLTVKSDDVSGRSRMYEAIVKGEKVLEPGLPESFNVLIKELQGLCLDIDLIESEKE